The proteins below are encoded in one region of Belonocnema kinseyi isolate 2016_QV_RU_SX_M_011 chromosome 5, B_treatae_v1, whole genome shotgun sequence:
- the LOC117173703 gene encoding piggyBac transposable element-derived protein 4-like — MIVCHTNEEIVRRQALVPNSERYAGQTDTMEIEALIGFLLLCGATKNSDLKLSELFSRKFSIPFYRCVTSLNRMKFLISHLRFDSKETWVERKRNDKFAPFREFWDIFIASCGKYYTPSEYVTADETLLSFRGRCPFKMYLPNTPDKYGLKIVSLCDARTFYFFNGIPYVGRETLIREGSLLLPTCCVIKLCEKIENTNRNVTTDNWFSLYELSEELAQRKLTYVGTMRKNKREIPPELIAVKGTTMTPRDYQKVVDAVQNNQMRRALENGLEKVTITLKSGC, encoded by the exons ATGATCGTATGCCATACTAATGAAGAGATTGTAAGAAGGCAGGCATTGGTACCGAACTCAGAGAGATACGCTGGACAAACCGATACCATGGAGATAGAAGCACTGATCGGATTTCTTTTACTTTGCGGGGCTACCAAGAATTCCGATTTGAAACTTTCTGAACTTTTTTCGCGCAAATTCAGCATTCCATTTTACAGATGTGTGACGTCCCTAAACAGAATGAAGTTCCTCATTTCGCATCTGAGGTTTGATTCAAAAGAAACATGGGTTGAGAGAAAGAGAAATGACAAATTCGCGCCGTTCCGTGAATTCTGGGACATATTCATAGCAAGTTGTGGAAAATATTATACCCCTTCTGAGTATGTGACTGCTGATGAAACGCTTCTCAGTTTTAGAGGAAGGTGTCCCTTCAAAATGTACCTGCCAAATACACCCGATAAATAcgggttaaaaattgtttcactCTGCGACGCTCgcacgttttattttttcaacgggATACCCTACGTCGGAAGGGAAACGTTAATTAGAGAAGGTTCTCTCCTTTTGCCAACATGCTGCGTCATCAAGCTctgtgaaaaaatagaaaataccaacCGCAATGTGACAACAGATAACTGGTTCTCATTGTACGAATTGTCAGAAGAACTTGCTCAACGTAAACTGACTTATGTGGGGACAATGCGTAAAAACAAGAGAGAAATCCCTCCTGAATTAATCGCTGTGAAG GGAACAACCATGACACCACGAGACTATCAAAAAGTTGTagatgcggttcaaaacaatcaAATGCGCAGAGCCCTAGAGAATGGGTTGGAAAAAGTGACGATTACCCTAAAGTCCGGGTGCtga